ATTTACTACACTATTAACGAGCATCAGGTAACCCACTGGCCCGTATATTGAGCCAGTCGGCACTCCTAGGGTTACATTCCACTCGTCGCCCTGAGTCCCATCAATATCGGTGCGTATGGTTCTTTCTGACAAATAATTGCGGAACCACTCATTGGTGGGACCAGCAATGCCACACTCCTGCATGGCCAAGAGTAGCACTTCCTTATCCAGCGTATCAAAAGCCTTCTTATAATCAATAAAGATAGCTAAAATTTGCCTACCATTATTTAAGTTAGCATTTACTTCGTCTGAAAACTGAGTGAGGGCTGTAACTGTGCTCCTGCCTCTCCTGAAACCGTGTTGTGCGTCTGTCAATATGTTATATTTTTCTAAGAAactgatgcaatattattttaattaccaaGCCTAGACTACAATATCATTGAACTGCGGATCCCaattcctcaatcctgatgctgcaaaatactgaactcctaagccattgggattcgggaatttctgatagtgaattgacatattaggtaccaagcaacagtttcatgattacactccaagtctGAACTCCTCAAACGTAATGATGCACAGCACTCCTAATCCAtaaagattcaggaactgtttgCAGTGAAAAATATTGTGAATGCTGAGCATAGACTATGTTATTGTATATTTATCGTTTTATTGACGTAGTTGTTTTGCAGGATGGTTTTCGcacaaattattatagcgtaTAACTCAGCTTGGAAAATGGATGCATAAGCACCCAGGTTACGATACAGTTTGACCCTGGGCTTCTCCATAAATTccatagcctatgtccttgctTGACTTTGAACCATCGGTGTATCATTTAAGACTGCCCGATGGCCAAGTGATTTTACATGTGGCTAAGTACacgagttttttttattgtatatttCTTAGCAGGAAGATGCAGCAGGAGGGAGCGCAGAGGGCGAGGGgttggcggcggcggcggcagaGTACGAGCGCTCGCACGCACGGCCGCCGCCCCCCGCTGCTTACTGCGCTATGACTGGCGAGGAGGACGAGACCAACGTGCTGCAGGTGTGTATATGCATGTTGCTTACTGTAGCTGCAGGAGGCTTCAactttaggtatattatactatGTGCTAATAATAATCAAGAATTTtcaaagtttataataaagtaggtagtagGGGCTAGGACATTCAACTCTCGTAAAACTGCCATTTTGGACTCATTATTTCGTAAACACCactttttttgcaatttttttgtttttagaaataaataaaatagctgtaACACAGAAACGTCTATGTTTTACCATTgacctttttttaatttattacgaaaTAGGCTTGCGGCTGAGAACAATCATGCCTgcagcacgcttgcctagaaaatgcctatttactcttgcaTTGTTAATGGTTTTACGTGGCAGTCAACACAgacgccggaagggcattccataccTTAGCGATTCGTATTAAAAACGTTATGCCACCGAGCCGGTTGGATGTTGACCACATATGGATGCCATCGTTCACGGTTTCTCGCCGGCTGGAAAGCCCCGCCGCAAATGCCCACACTTACATTGGTTGTCACGAGCCGCGTCCGAGTGGCTACGTTTAAATTAAAACCAATGGCGTTGCTTGATACCCTATTTTGCATTTGTCGACTCAGGCACGCTCAAGTGAGAGCAAATACGGGTTCGGTAATAACGCCACAATTTTTAAACGTATATTCTCGCACATGGCTCGTGACAGCCAGTGCTTGTGTGGGCATATGCGGCGGGGCTAAAAGAGGAACTAGGTTgtgaagttcctgagcacacaaACGGTATGCACTATGCAGATATCGTGTCGGCTATTCGCGTGGGAGAGCGGCAGCTGGCgcgagcgcgggcgcggcgTGCTGCGGCTCAACgacgcggcgggcggcggcggcgcgcggctcGTGGCGCGCGTGGCGGGCTCGCTGCGCGTCGTGCTCAACACCAAGCTGTGGCCCGACATGGTGGTGGAGCGCGCCGGCAACAAGTCGCTGCGCATCACAGCGGCCGATGCGCAGCAGCAAGTCAAGCTCTTCTTGATCATGgcgagtatttttttttaaatttctttatttcaaccaagtaataattgtacatttttccgcttgacatccagaaactctcttgagtttatgtggatgttgcacattcctcttatatATACTGAACTAAGCTAGATAATAACAAggtacaaatcaaaactgaaGATGAAATCGATGCAatcgtaatattaagtacttaaacaGATACTTCATGATATATTTTCCATCTGTATACCATGAATTCATAAATATACCTGGATTGCTTACTCGTAATATCTACTTGAATGAAAACCTGCTTATCGTTATCGCACTTCACTGCCGAGCGAGAGCGAGAGGTCGGACCTGACTGCCGTAGCAAATAACCCCGGATATCTAACAAACTATAGTCTATTCATATAAAAAGActagtcctgactgactgactgatctatcaacgcacagtgtAAATCGTTGGGTAAAACAGTAATTTCCTTTTATGATGTAGGCAgtcactaagaaatgatttttggaaaatccacccCTAAAGTGGTTAAACAGATGATaaaagtttgtttgaaaatcCGTCATTATTCAAGTTATATCTAAAACAAAATGTACTTGGGCTTTCGGATATGTCTCGGTaaagtttgtttgaaaatccgtcatttttcaagttatatatatttttttttttaaagaatattagccatattaaatgactaatattcccctgtcctctccaactaagcgtcaggcttgtgctaggagtaggttgagctattgaggctctgaattatTCTGGCTTATATTACATATATcgaaaaaaccgaccaagtgcgagtcaggctcgcacaccgagggctccgtactatagacgtatttcttcgacattttgcacgataaatcaagaactattataataaaaaaatattataatatatatataaaaataaataaaaatctgttttaaaatgtaaagtCATAATATGACACCCCACCTGGTCTTACACCACCAatcttacattgaaaattgaaaatactaatttttgtcaTCATGTCATTGTACATttgtcatgaacacattttaatttttttttgtgatgtagcagCGTTGCTGTTTCGcgcagccctcgcgctaacccgctgcgggcgagcgcgggtgacgtgcgaatGTGCGAGGCGTTtgtcgcctcataccccgtttgccatctcaacctgttgcgtactataataTCTAGAGGTCATTACATCTCCCCTACAACAAACTCTATACATGAACGTAACGTTTTACTAAACATCCTTTGTATacatataagtaaataaataattggcaCTATATCAAtggaatgattttttttttaggggGCTCCAGGAGATATCGTACAACTGTGCAGAGCGCTTATGTCGCGAATCTCGCTCAGCAAACGCAGTTCAATAAGCTCCAAAGAAGACGAGAAGTCCCAGCGATCTGCCGAGAGATTAGAAGCGGCGGCCGATGAAATCGATTACCTTGAAAAGTCAGTAGACGACTCTAATCAAGAGGATGACGAGGAACAATCTGTCGACGACGCTCCGGACAGCAGGCACGATGACAGATTAGAATGTATTGATGATAAGACTGAGGATGTCGATAGTACGAATCAGGAGGTAGCGGAAGACAAAGAAACAAATGCGTTAAAACGAAAAGAACCAGTCACAGACGAAACTTCACCTAAGAGACATTGCCAGGACAATCAGTGAGTGTGATATTCAGCCTCAGTGTAAAATTATGTGaattaaacttgaaaaataGAACTTTATTTAATCAATTCCTTGCAAATCTGTATTTCAACGATGTGATGAGAGTAGGAATATTTATGATTAAATTAATAACTTTATCGTATTGCAGCATTGGGTTAGTATTAATAGATCGATTGatgtattgttattttttcttCGTCATTTGTAATATTGTTTGAGTATGGAAAGAATTGCAATTATAGAATTTTACAATACTTATCTAACAAATGTTTGGCTTTAACACATTCCAACGACTGTGGAGCGAATGCACTAAATATTTGATTCGGCTGGAGCTGaataccaaataaaatatacatgtgATTTATTTTCTCAAATATAAGCATTAAAATGttcaataacttttttattttaccctTCTTATCGATAAAATTTTAAACGACTCGGGTCTGATACATACCCAAGGACTGGAGATGAGTTGATGTACAGCGccttttttttgtaacaacTTAGACAAGTGTTTGAAAGTATAATGAAAACAATATACGACTCAAAGGACGAGTGGTACGCCGCGCGTCCTCGCctcaaaagtaaataaagcttacaGTTATATAAAAAGATTCCACCACTCTCCACTCTGCAGGTGTGCATTGCGGATAATTtggataaattaaattttactttgGTAATGTAACTAATCTAAAGTGGTTATGTATGCATATTCAAGGATAGTtcgtaaaaatgactcctcacgcgccattttaactctatgggtcaactgtcatgtcgaaAGTACTGTTCACcttaaataaggactaaaatcgtacttttgacatgaaatttgagacaaaaagttaaaatggcgcgtgtggagttaaattttacgcattatacagaGCGTGACTTCAGTATGTAAGGGCATGCGCAGACAAGGGACTATTGTCCGAGGAGGACAAGTCCCTCATCTTTTACTACGTTGTTTCGCCGTATACCAGCCAGCGTATATACTtgtatactattattattataatttgtgtccattttttatgaggcccatagttagcgaccatgtctcggatccataatatatgtcatcactggcaaaacgcactgttcgaagactggtcttcaagcactgaagaATTTCGAAGCTGATTTTGaggaaagctcagagtcactcagcgggtgatggagaaagctatgcttggagtttttctacgtgatcaaatcagaaatgatgagATCCTATGAGAActggagtaaccgacatagctcaacgggttgcgacgctgaagtggcaatgggcagggcacatagttcgttaattcgatagacgttgggggtcccaaggtgctggaatggcgacctcgcaccggaagatgcagtgttggaagaccccccactaggtgtacGGATGAcaccagacgagtcgcagggagccgctagattcacgcggcgcggcgcaagaccgtggcgtgtggaagtccctactagagacctatggtcagcagtggacgtctatcggttgataatgatgataatgtatCCATTTCATTATACATATCATTTCAGTGGCACAGTCCGTTGCCGTAAGTGCACTGCAAGTGCCCATTATGCACTGGCAGCTAGGTATTAAAGTGGGTTCCGCCCAGCGACTGATATACAGACAGAAACATAAAGCCAATATCAAACAGAGGCTAGGTACTTGGCTGTTAATTATTTACGAACATGAACAAGACATTTGTGGGGTGTCAAGTGCTTATTAACTTAACGATACATTAGCGAGAATTCAAACTGTCTGACGGTAATTAACTGCTTTCAATATAAACACCTCCAAAGTCTTTAAAAGCCTAATCTACAGGCTGTTATTTTTACTGACAACTGGCTCAACCTAATGGACAACCTAATACCGACTAGGAAAAGACTCAATTGACGATAATGAACATTTGAAAAGATCAGGGCTGCAGCGGTTGTTTACCATGTCTCCCTGTCTTAGCTGCTGCCTTGACAAGGTTCCACAAGCCCAATATTTTAAAGTCTGCTTCAATGGGCCTCCCCCAGGTGCTAATTGTACGATCTGCGGGATGTTTTGCTAACTCTGTGTGgtacactgaatgatagccataatattttaaacgcgaaaatgtgtttgttgggttgtccttcaatcacgccgcaacggaggaatggattgacgtgatttttgcaaggacaaacattttttttacgtCACTCagaggaagtcgcgagcatcatagtaaataattatggtttaatagaagaagaagaagaataaaaaatattgatttttaatgaaaatgtttatttaacaATTTATGGTGACAGGAGACTTCCTTGCTTAGCTCCAGAAGTTATTTTAATAGGGGAGCTCACTGCCCCATCGTGTACAATCCGGCAAGTACTACAGTGAAGTCGTTTTAGCAAGAACTCCTCGGCATTTTAGGCTTGACCACAAAAGCATTATTTACCAGTCCACGGTGTCTATAGTCCATAAATCAAGATACAGCTTGCTTTATCATTCGACACACTGCTCAATTAGAATCCTCAAAGTATTATGTGGTGAATACACGAATTCTTAGGACCTATAACGCAACCAAACTAAGAAAGGGAAATCGTGTCCGCTATATTGTGACATCCTAGCTAAAAATATATGTGGGTCCGTATATTTTTAATGGATTCTGTAGGGTCCACTGAAAATATACACAACCACACCAATTTCACATTTTGTAGTTACATAATTTTCACAATTTTATTGTacgtttatatttaaaaaaaaaactacttacctacttcactCTACTCTGTCTCTTTGCGCTAGCCCTTATACTAGGTATAAGTAATATTTCTGACTTAACCACAACAAAACATTACAAGTATTGTTTTTTGGAGCAACCTGTATAATCAGTAAGTGTCATCAAATAATTCGGAGGCTATAAAATCTGCAGCTTTGATTCATTATATTGCGGCTTGCCTGTGCACCTTCGTATTTTATGTCtaacaaaaataagtaggtacctcacAATATTCTATTAAGATGTTTGAAACGTTCGAAGCATTTCGAACCCAGTTCAACACATTATCAAGAGTTGGGTATTTTAAAATCGTCACGCATCCTGTAACTAAATGGAGATATAGGCTTCATTACTGTTATCGCATCTTAGTATGGATTGCTGTAAttacttacaatttacaactcCTACTTCTTTCTATTCAGGCAAgtcataatttaataaaaatctccACAGTGCAAAAGAAATTTTGAGGGCGTGcttgataaaagctgaaagtttgtaaGGTGGTGTTCATTTCATACCTAGAAGGTAAAATACCTAGCTGATAAAAACTCTTCCTATTTGTAGAACCTGGACTGCACTGATCGACTCTTGGGAACCTTATTCATACTTCTGACCACTTTGAATACACTTGGAAAACAAGCTGCTTTTAATTTGAAAGTTAAACGCATCGACAATATTATTGACGTAGTTAagggtaagtaggtatctaagtatcTTTGAGGGAAAAAAGTGAGATAGCATCCTTAATGCTTTTGGGTCTTAAATGCCGAAGTACctagttaattttaattaggtaggtacttgtcttTTCCAATCACTATGGAACGAAAATTTTAAAGTATAGGTAAATACatcctacctatctacctacctatccaggaattttcatttttatctaaGAGACAACTTATATTTTACTTTCTTACATAAATCTTTTTCTAATGGGCTTCCGAGACGGCCAAGCGGCTTGACGttaagcacgtagatttttgcttgaacCAAatattttgaccgtttacaatgtttgcttactggttgagtcaagcatttacgtgcttaaCGGTGATACATGCGATTTTATATTGTTTGCTTGACGCGACattcggacagtgttcgagatatgagaaaagtgcGTGCACAAACACAACTACGTGCTTGatgccgcttgaccgtctcggaaacCCTTTACAGTAGTTTAGTTATACATTATCTACTTACTTTATACGTATCTACTTCATGATCTTTTAGGTTCATAT
This genomic window from Maniola hyperantus chromosome 5, iAphHyp1.2, whole genome shotgun sequence contains:
- the RanBP3 gene encoding ran-binding protein 3 isoform X3 — protein: MDLKGKTSDDFCNGASQQSRVVLAKPRLECFGSSSFASSSSKSCNPFGSSVLRPAQLLSGNNPFLKVSETDKSNKKKDAEGSQETTQEAEAPKFVPLGTTNATPRTTTSVPAPAQPPSTSSSGFIFGQNLSERVVIKETVNNGDASVDHSSSNGTSELLFTSAAASVKENSQQEDAAGGSAEGEGLAAAAAEYERSHARPPPPAAYCAMTGEEDETNVLQISCRLFAWESGSWRERGRGVLRLNDAAGGGGARLVARVAGSLRVVLNTKLWPDMVVERAGNKSLRITAADAQQQVKLFLIMGAPGDIVQLCRALMSRISLSKRSSISSKEDEKSQRSAERLEAAADEIDYLEKSVDDSNQEDDEEQSVDDAPDSRHDDRLECIDDKTEDVDSTNQEVAEDKETNALKRKEPVTDETSPKRHCQDNQ
- the RanBP3 gene encoding ran-binding protein 3 isoform X1, encoding MVKNLMMADAKQGKTSDDFCNGASQQSRVVLAKPRLECFGSSSFASSSSKSCNPFGSSVLRPAQLLSGNNPFLKVSETDKSNKKKDAEGSQETTQEAEAPKFVPLGTTNATPRTTTSVPAPAQPPSTSSSGFIFGQNLSERVVIKETVNNGDASVDHSSSNGTSELLFTSAAASVKENSQQEDAAGGSAEGEGLAAAAAEYERSHARPPPPAAYCAMTGEEDETNVLQISCRLFAWESGSWRERGRGVLRLNDAAGGGGARLVARVAGSLRVVLNTKLWPDMVVERAGNKSLRITAADAQQQVKLFLIMGAPGDIVQLCRALMSRISLSKRSSISSKEDEKSQRSAERLEAAADEIDYLEKSVDDSNQEDDEEQSVDDAPDSRHDDRLECIDDKTEDVDSTNQEVAEDKETNALKRKEPVTDETSPKRHCQDNQ
- the RanBP3 gene encoding ran-binding protein 3 isoform X2, with the translated sequence MVKNLMMADAKQGKTSDDFCNGASQQSRVVLAKPRLECFGSSSFASSSSKSCNPFGSSVLRPAQLLSGNNPFLKVSETDKSNKKKDAEGSQETTQEAEAPKFVPLGTTNATPRTTTSVPAPAQPPSTSSSGFIFGQNLSERVVIKETVNNGDASVDHSSSNGTSELLFTSAAASVKENSQEDAAGGSAEGEGLAAAAAEYERSHARPPPPAAYCAMTGEEDETNVLQISCRLFAWESGSWRERGRGVLRLNDAAGGGGARLVARVAGSLRVVLNTKLWPDMVVERAGNKSLRITAADAQQQVKLFLIMGAPGDIVQLCRALMSRISLSKRSSISSKEDEKSQRSAERLEAAADEIDYLEKSVDDSNQEDDEEQSVDDAPDSRHDDRLECIDDKTEDVDSTNQEVAEDKETNALKRKEPVTDETSPKRHCQDNQ